Proteins from one Oscillatoria nigro-viridis PCC 7112 genomic window:
- a CDS encoding SPFH domain-containing protein has product MLYSFLSKSQVKVRVLKQFAAAVSASLALSATTSLKPSPVLAASNIPPATQTSTQLVAKPNSSLQLGQLRTTVPVQTMQLDPGGFIPIAIGGMIIILVLPLFFGGLVVIGDREVGIVSKKFSFGGKSLPPGDLIALNGEAGYQADTLPPGWHWGYWPLQYNVRKESLTVVPQGEIALIIAAGGKSIPPQRILGKITECDNFQDARQFLKGGGEKGRQLGILTGGSYRINTALFTVITAANAAKHGMTPEQLKLYKIAPDKVGIVTTFDGIPIQDGEIAGPIIPNHDNFQNAQKFITAGGRRGLQEQVLLSGSWNLNPWFVGVDPVAMTEIPIGYVGAVISYVGKTSEDVSGAAFTHGNLVNVGNKGVWVTPLYPGKHPLNTRILKVELVPTTNIVLNWSGKTERHSYDSKLSSLTVRSQDGFAFDLEVAQIIHVGALDAPKVISRVGSMQNLVDHVLQPTIGNYFRNSAQAYSVLDFLSARSGRQAEAAEYIKAALRTYDVQAIDTLIGDILPPAELMQTQTDRKIAEEQCKTYEVQQLAQTQRQQLVRETALAEIQQEMVKSEQGVKISELKANSQVKQAQGEAESIRVKGNAQAEAYRAGVVALGGSGYTALQLMQIIGDRKVRVVPDVAVTGNGSSGGLVDGLLGMMMWNQTSKNGENGGELPVVKLPKSEPAAKLPVAEVNSVKPPASRANSPVANSEADIDSLFDELPFDDRSFS; this is encoded by the coding sequence ATGCTTTATTCATTTTTGTCCAAATCTCAAGTCAAAGTCCGCGTTTTAAAACAGTTTGCAGCCGCTGTTTCGGCGTCTTTAGCACTTAGTGCAACAACCAGTTTGAAACCCTCGCCGGTATTAGCAGCTAGCAATATCCCCCCCGCAACTCAAACCTCGACTCAGTTAGTCGCCAAACCTAATTCTAGCTTGCAGCTAGGGCAGTTGCGTACCACTGTTCCCGTGCAGACAATGCAGCTCGATCCGGGCGGATTTATCCCGATCGCGATCGGCGGTATGATAATTATTCTGGTGCTGCCGCTATTTTTTGGCGGATTGGTAGTAATTGGCGATCGCGAAGTTGGCATTGTCAGTAAAAAGTTTAGCTTCGGCGGCAAGTCTTTACCGCCCGGAGACTTAATTGCCTTAAACGGAGAAGCTGGATATCAAGCTGATACTTTGCCCCCCGGTTGGCACTGGGGTTATTGGCCTTTGCAGTACAACGTTCGCAAAGAGTCTCTGACTGTAGTTCCCCAAGGTGAAATTGCCCTGATTATCGCCGCAGGTGGTAAGTCAATTCCACCGCAGCGCATCCTCGGCAAAATCACAGAATGCGACAACTTTCAAGATGCTCGCCAATTCCTCAAAGGCGGCGGCGAAAAAGGTAGACAACTCGGCATCTTGACTGGCGGTAGCTATCGAATTAATACAGCATTATTTACAGTAATTACAGCGGCAAATGCTGCCAAACACGGGATGACACCCGAACAATTAAAGCTGTACAAAATTGCCCCAGATAAAGTAGGAATCGTCACAACTTTTGACGGCATTCCAATTCAAGATGGCGAAATTGCCGGCCCGATTATTCCGAATCACGACAACTTCCAAAACGCGCAAAAATTTATCACTGCCGGCGGGCGGCGCGGCTTGCAGGAACAGGTTTTGCTTTCCGGTTCGTGGAACCTAAATCCTTGGTTTGTCGGGGTTGACCCAGTGGCGATGACCGAAATCCCGATCGGCTATGTCGGCGCGGTGATTTCTTATGTCGGCAAAACCTCAGAAGATGTGAGCGGCGCTGCTTTCACTCACGGAAATTTAGTAAATGTGGGCAATAAAGGGGTGTGGGTAACTCCCCTTTATCCGGGGAAACATCCGCTGAACACTCGCATTTTGAAAGTAGAGTTAGTGCCGACTACTAATATAGTATTGAATTGGTCTGGTAAAACAGAACGCCACAGTTACGATTCTAAACTTTCGTCTTTAACCGTGCGTTCTCAAGACGGTTTTGCCTTTGATTTAGAAGTAGCTCAGATTATTCACGTCGGCGCTTTGGATGCTCCAAAAGTCATCTCTCGCGTCGGTTCGATGCAGAATTTAGTAGACCACGTTTTGCAGCCGACAATTGGGAATTATTTCCGCAATTCGGCTCAAGCTTATTCTGTATTAGATTTTCTCTCCGCAAGAAGCGGCAGGCAAGCGGAAGCAGCCGAGTATATCAAAGCAGCTTTGCGTACCTACGACGTGCAGGCAATTGATACTTTAATCGGGGATATATTGCCGCCTGCAGAGTTGATGCAAACTCAAACCGATCGCAAAATTGCTGAGGAACAGTGCAAAACTTATGAGGTGCAGCAATTAGCACAAACTCAGCGGCAACAATTGGTGCGGGAAACGGCGCTGGCTGAGATTCAGCAAGAGATGGTGAAATCCGAACAAGGCGTGAAGATTTCTGAGTTGAAAGCCAATTCTCAGGTTAAACAAGCTCAAGGCGAAGCTGAGTCGATTCGGGTGAAGGGAAATGCTCAAGCTGAAGCTTATCGCGCGGGTGTTGTAGCTTTGGGAGGTTCGGGTTATACGGCTTTGCAGTTAATGCAAATTATAGGCGATCGCAAAGTGCGAGTTGTGCCGGATGTTGCGGTAACAGGCAACGGTAGCAGTGGGGGTTTAGTTGACGGTTTGCTGGGGATGATGATGTGGAATCAAACGAGCAAAAATGGAGAAAATGGCGGGGAGTTGCCGGTAGTTAAGTTACCGAAATCGGAACCTGCGGCCAAGTTACCAGTAGCCGAGGTAAATTCTGTTAAGCCGCCGGCATCTCGCGCTAATTCCCCTGTTGCGAATTCTGAGGCTGATATTGATTCGCTGTTTGATGAATTGCCGTTTGACGATCGATCTTTTAGTTAG